The Blastocatellia bacterium nucleotide sequence TTTCGACAGATGCCGGCCGATAGGCCAGCGAATCCCCTTCGAGATAGACTTCCACGACCGAGCCCGGACCGAAGTGTCTCCGGATGATGGCTTCCGAGAGCGGATCCTCCACGTATTTCTGCAAGGCGCGTCGCAGGGGTCGCGCGCCGAAGGTGCGATCCGAACACGTCTTCTGAACGATCCACTGCTTCGCCTCATCGGTCAGGCGGATCTCGATGCCCACATGCGCCATCGTGCGATTCAATTGCGAGACGAGCAGGTCCACGATCTTCAGCAAGTCCTCATCCGTGAGCGGATCGAAGATGATGATTTCGTCGAGCCGATTGAGGAATTCGGGATTGAACGTCTGCCGGACAGCATGCATGACTTCCTCTTCGATCTTCGCCTGCGCCTGATCGGGCGTAGCTTGGAAGCCCACATGACCGCGCTTCTGGATGAAGCGGGCGCCGATATTCGACGTCATGATGATGATGGCGTTTTTGAAATCCACCGTATTGCCGAGGCTATCGGTGAGATGCCCGTCCTCCAACACCTGCAGGAGGATATTGAAGATGTCCGGATGCGCCTTCTCGATCTCATCGAGCAGGATCACGCAATAGGGATTCCGCTTGACGCGCTCGGTGAGCTGTCCGCCCTCCTCATGGCCGACATATCCAGGCGGCGATCCGATGAGTTTGGAGACCGAGTGCTTCTCCATGAACTCCGACATGTCGAAGCGGATCAAAGCGCGTTCGCTGCCAAAGAGGAACTCGGCCAGAGTGCGCGCGACTTCGGTCTTGCCGACGCCCGTGGGGCCGAGGAAGAGGAAACTGCCAACCGGACGATTCGGATTCTTCAATCCCGCGCGCGAGCGCCGGATGGCGCGGGCCACGGCCGAGATGGCCTTGTCTTGGCTGACGACGCGCTTGTGCAGCTCCTCCTCGATCCGAAGCAGCTTCTGTTGCTCCTCCTCCTTGATCGAGGTCACTGGGATGCCCGTCCACCGCGAGATGACATCCTCGACGTCCTCGCGCACAACGTCAACAACGGGCTCATCCTCCAGGAGGTCGGGCTCCCATTCGTCCGTGTAGAATCGCGAACGGGAGCGGAAGAGGAAGTGACCGATGTCCGAGGAAGAGCCGCGCGATCGCCGATTCATGAGCGCCGCGGCCTGTCGCAGCTTCACGCGGGCTCCGGCCTCATCCAAAACGTCAATCGCCTTATCGGGGAGGAAACGATCGGTGATGTACCGATTCGAGTAGTAGACGGCCGCCCAAATGGCTTCCTCCGTGTAGCGGACGCGGTGATAGGCCTCATAGCGATCCTTGATGCCCATGAGGATGCGGATTGTCTCTTCCTCGGTGGGCGGCGCGACCTTCACGGCTTGGAAGCGGCGCTCCAGCGAGCGATCCTTTTCGATCGTTCGTCGGAATTCGGCCGGCGTCGTCGCACCGATGCATTGAATCTCCCCACGCGAGAGCGCCGGTTTGAGAATATTCGCCGCATCGAGGGAACCTTCAGCACTGCCAGCTCCCACGAGCGTATGCAATTCATCAATGAAGACGATGTACTGCGGGTTCTCGATCAACTCGCGCATGATGGCCTTCAGGCGCTCCTCGAACTGCCCCCGATATTTCGTCCCGGCGACGATGAGGCTGAGATCGAGGGCGACGATCCGCTTATTCCGAAGGAATGGGGGCACGTCTCCGGCCACGATCCGTTGTGCGAGCCCCTCGACGATAGCCGTTTTAC carries:
- a CDS encoding ATP-dependent Clp protease ATP-binding subunit, which produces MFERYTEKARRAIFFARYEASQMGASAIEAEHILLGLLREDKTLAARFLRSSSAVEAIRKEIESRSVVREKVSTSSVDLPLSQEARRVLKYADEESERLGHRYVGTEHLLLGILREESSLAAELLYERGLRLQHVREELMRSSVERLQQTKKETPHLAEFSRDLTEMALADKLDPLIGREAELERVIQILCRRTKNNPCLIGEPGVGKTAIVEGLAQRIVAGDVPPFLRNKRIVALDLSLIVAGTKYRGQFEERLKAIMRELIENPQYIVFIDELHTLVGAGSAEGSLDAANILKPALSRGEIQCIGATTPAEFRRTIEKDRSLERRFQAVKVAPPTEEETIRILMGIKDRYEAYHRVRYTEEAIWAAVYYSNRYITDRFLPDKAIDVLDEAGARVKLRQAAALMNRRSRGSSSDIGHFLFRSRSRFYTDEWEPDLLEDEPVVDVVREDVEDVISRWTGIPVTSIKEEEQQKLLRIEEELHKRVVSQDKAISAVARAIRRSRAGLKNPNRPVGSFLFLGPTGVGKTEVARTLAEFLFGSERALIRFDMSEFMEKHSVSKLIGSPPGYVGHEEGGQLTERVKRNPYCVILLDEIEKAHPDIFNILLQVLEDGHLTDSLGNTVDFKNAIIIMTSNIGARFIQKRGHVGFQATPDQAQAKIEEEVMHAVRQTFNPEFLNRLDEIIIFDPLTDEDLLKIVDLLVSQLNRTMAHVGIEIRLTDEAKQWIVQKTCSDRTFGARPLRRALQKYVEDPLSEAIIRRHFGPGSVVEVYLEGDSLAYRPASVEKPDDAVLVR